The Apodemus sylvaticus chromosome 5, mApoSyl1.1, whole genome shotgun sequence genome has a segment encoding these proteins:
- the Znf334 gene encoding zinc finger protein 334, protein MDSTQRSISFKDLTVDFTREEWQCLGPAQRLLYRDVMLENYRNLMAVGFRVSKPEVILKLEQGKDPWVVKDSSGQKHAEDDGPLEKDKKTQDKHLKQFSVVHNKTMPEKASLCEKTAVLNTESVSSGKTLHKYDPGGNSLKKNPEETVAMPSPAGRKAAAEQEGRGEPALHTKADRSHSAAKWDKGSDDIVRDVKSQAEAVAQPHGTQAVSQPSDREEGEQGEQEAAAASAAGPEEQPDRKRNECAECRKTFSKRSTLIVHLRIHTGERPYACNYCRKTFRIKASLTRHQRIHTGERPYKCKECGKAFIDKSALIVHQRIHGGEKCFECNECGKTFFRKSALAEHFRSHTGEKPYKCKECGNAFGKKSYLIVHQRTHRGEKPNECKECGKTFFCLSALTAHQRIHTGEKPYECKECDKTFFCQSALNVHLRSHTGEKPYKCRLCGKYLCTKSALVAHQVIHRGKKTFQCSECGKLFYLKSTLTIHQRTHTGEKHAVLSKWSRPSAPSTAKATCGEQKRADAKESLHECHDHKRTAHKSSRRVAHKRTIWERPYECEECGRTYCRKSALRHHQKTHTGERPYECQECGKTFCQKVSFTEHQRTHTGEKPHKCKDCGKSFRHKSAFTVHKRIHTGEKPYACNECGKSYRRLWTLTEHQKIHTGEKPYECSLCTKSFRHKSNFLLHQKTHKK, encoded by the exons ATGGACAGTACCCAG AGATCAATCTCCTTCAAGGACTTGACCGTGGACTTCACCCGTGAGGAATGGCAATGTCTGGGCCCCGCGCAGCGCCTCCTGTACAgggatgtgatgctggagaactacagGAACCTCATGGCAGTGG GGTTTCGTGTTAGTAAACCAGAGGTGATCTTAAAACTGGAGCAAGGAAAAGATCCCTGGGTGGTGAAAGACTCGTCAGGACAGAAGCACGCAG aAGACGATGGTCCCTTAGAGAAGGACAAGAAGACACAAGACAAACATCTGAAGCAGTTTTCAGTTGTCCATAACAAAACGATGCCAGAGAAAGCCAGTCTGTGTGAGAAGACGGCCGTTCTCAACACGGAGAGTGTTTCCTCGGGGAAAACGCTCCATAAATACGACCCGGGTGGGAACAGCTTAAAGAAGAATCCAGAAGAGACCGTCGCCATGCCAAGCCCAGCTGGTAGGAAGGCGGCTGCCGAGCAGGAGGGGCGCGGGGAGCCGGCGCTGCACACGAAGGCCGACAGAAGCCACTCTGCGGCAAAGTGGGACAAGGGGAGCGACGACATTGTTCGGGACGTCAAGAGTCAAGCGGAGGCTGTGGCTCAGCCACACGGCACGCAGGCTGTCAGTCAGCCCTCTGACCGTGAGGAAGGTGAGCAAGGCGAGCAGGAGGCCGCCGCCGCCAGCGCTGCAGGGCCCGAGGAGCAGCCCGATCGCAAGCGCAACGAGTGTGCCGAGTGTCGGAAAACCTTCTCCAAGAGGTCCACGCTGATCGTGCACCTGAGGATCCACACGGGCGAGCGGCCCTACGCCTGTAACTACTGCAGGAAGACCTTCCGCATCAAGGCGAGCCTCACGCGGCACCAGCGCATTCACACCGGGGAGAGGCCTTACAAGTGCAAGGAGTGCGGCAAAGCCTTCATCGACAAGTCGGCCCTCATCGTGCACCAGCGGATCCACGGCGGGGAGAAGTGCTTCGAGTGCAACGAGTGCGGGAAGACCTTCTTCCGGAAGTCGGCCCTGGCCGAGCACTTCCGGTCGCACACCGGGGAGAAGCCTTACAAATGCAAGGAGTGTGGGAACGCCTTCGGCAAAAAGTCCTACCTCATCGTGCACCAAAGAACTCACCGCGGGGAGAAGCCCAACGAGTGTAAGGAGTGTGGGAAGACCTTCTTCTGTCTGTCCGCCCTCACAGCGCACCAGAGGATCCACACGGGGGAGAAGCCCTACGAGTGTAAGGAGTGTGACAAGACCTTCTTCTGTCAGTCGGCGCTCAACGTGCACCTGAGGAGCCACACCGGCGAGAAACCCTACAAGTGCCGCCTGTGCGGGAAGTACCTGTGCACCAAGTCGGCCCTGGTGGCGCATCAGGTGAtccacagaggcaagaagaccTTCCAGTGCAGCGAGTGCGGGAAGCTCTTCTACCTGAAGTCGACGCTCACGATCCACCAGCGAACCCACACCGGAGAGAAGCACGCCGTGCTCAGTAAGTGGAGCCGCCCGTCCGCCCCGTCCACCGCGAAGGCCACCTGCGGCGAGCAGAAGCGAGCGGACGCCAAGGAGAGCCTGCACGAGTGTCACGATCACAAGCGGACGGCCCACAAGAGCTCACGGCGCGTCGCACACAAGAGAACCATCTGGGAGAGGCCTTACGAGTGTGAGGAGTGTGGGCGCACCTACTGCCGGAAGTCGGCCCTCAGGCACCACCAGAAGACACACACGGGAGAGCGGCCCTACGAGTGTCAAGAGTGCGGCAAGACCTTCTGTCAGAAGGTCTCCTTCACCGAGCACCAGCGGACTCACACCGGGGAGAAGCCACACAAATGCAAAGACTGTGGCAAGTCCTTCCGCCACAAGTCAGCCTTCACGGTGCACAAGAGAATCCACACGGGAGAGAAGCCGTATGCCTGCAACGAGTGTGGGAAAAGCTACCGCCGGCTCTGGACTCTGACGGAACATCAGAAAATACACACAggggagaaaccctatgaatgtagcTTGTGTACGAAATCGTTTCGTCACAAATCAAACTTCCTTTTACATCAGAAGACTCACAAGAAGTGA
- the Ocstamp gene encoding LOW QUALITY PROTEIN: osteoclast stimulatory transmembrane protein (The sequence of the model RefSeq protein was modified relative to this genomic sequence to represent the inferred CDS: deleted 1 base in 1 codon) has protein sequence MASVQIPRPTCPRIPQTLRVLTDNPPGWWDRGQPHPPDAGLPYFLVCRWKLWRLGICKAAVPLQAAWNAFSQPVPAGRKELLTQLLLCVFLACLIAGLAHHCLGSLQLYPLGPPPVATALCGLFVFLSLGLVPPIRCLFALSVPTLGSEQGRRLLLSYSAANLAVAVVPNVLANVRAVGRVLSCVTEGSLESLLNATDQLHQAARELGPAGPAVSRSLSFEAEGNGSAVRLHMHTVTQKILQDLSGLEFLARATLGTQRVVTGLFLLGLLAESAWYLHRYLTDLRFDNIYATRQLVRQLAQAGATHLLASPPPWLLQTAQPQLSQEELLSCLLRLGLLALLLVATAVTVASDYGAFLLAQASVAWAQKLPTVPVTLTVKYDASYKVLDFILFVLNQPPVESAFASVQRSFRWELRFTPHDCQLPQAQPPRITAALAAGALQLLAGATLVLQAYAWRLRHAIAASFFPAQEARRLSHLQARLQRRHDQSDHLNRQAGTMGIRGPRKPGQGTRALESQGPQAHDSLSPPYDLE, from the exons ATGGCATCAGTCCAGATACCTCGCCCCACTTGTCCGAGGATCCCGCAGACATTGAGGGTGTTGACTGACAACCCT CCTGGCTGGTGGGACAGAGGGCAGCCACACCCTCCTGACGCAGGGCTCCCCTATTTCCTCGTATGCAGGTGGAAGCTCTGGCGCTTGGGGATCTGCAAGGCGGCTGTCCCCCTGCAGGCTGCCTGGAACGCCTTCTCCCAGCCTGTCCCGGCCGGCCGGAAGGAGCTGCTGACCcagcttctcctgtgtgttttcttggcCTGTCTTATCGCAGGCCTGGCTCATCACTGCCTGGGCTCTTTACAGCTTTATCCTCTGGGACCCCCTCCCGTGGCGACCGCTCTCTGTGGTCTCTTCGTCTTCCTGAGCCTGGGCCTGGTGCCCCCCATCCGCTGCCTGTTTGCACTCAGTGTGCCGACCCTGGGCTCCGAGCAGGGCCGCCGCTTGCTCCTGTCCTACAGTGCAGCCaacctggctgtggctgtggtgccAAACGTCTTAGCCAATGTGCGAGCGGTTGGACGAGTCCTGAGCTGTGTCACTGAGGGCTCTCTGGAGAGTCTGCTGAATGCCACTGACCAGCTACACCAGGCAGCCAGGGAACTGGGCCCAGCCGGTCCGGCAGTCAGCCGGAGCCTGTCATTTGAGGCAGAGGGTAATGGCTCAGCCGTCCGTcttcacatgcacacagtcaCTCAGAAGATCCTGCAAGACTTGTCTGGCCTGGAGTTCCTGGCCCGGGCAACACTGGGCACTCAGCGGGTGGTCACCGGCTTGTTCCTGCTGGGCCTCCTGGCCGAGTCGGCCTGGTACCTTCATCGCTACCTCACCGACCTGCGCTTCGACAATATCTATGCGACTCGGCAGCTGGTTCGGCAGCTGGCCCAGGCTGGTGCCACCCATCTGCTGGCTTCTCCGCCTCCGTGGCTGCTCCAAACAGCTCAGCCTCAGCTGTCACAAGAGGAGCTGTTGAGCTGTCTCCTAAGGCTGGGGCTACTGGCCCTGCTCCTGGTGGCCACAGCTGTGACAGTGGCCTCAGACTATGGGGCCTTCCTCTTAGCACAAGCATCTGTAGCCTGGGCTCAGAAGTTACCCACGGTCCCAGTCACACTCACAGTCAAATATGAT GCCTCATATAAGGTCCTGGACTTCATCCTGTTCGTCCTCAACCAGCCTCCGGTGGAGAGCGCGTTTGCCTCTGTGCAGCGCTCCTTCCGGTGGGAGCTGCGGTTCACGCCCCACGACTGCCAACTGCCTCAGGCTCAACCACCCCGCATCACCGCTGCTCTGGCTGCCGGCGCCCTGCAGCTGCTGGCGGGCGCCACCTTGGTGCTGCAGGCCTACGCCTGGCGCCTGCGGCATGCCATCGCCGCCTCCTTCTTCCCAGCCCAGGAGGCCAGGAGGCTTAGCCACTTGCAGGCTCGGCTTCAGAGGAGACACGACCAGAGTGACCACCTGAACAGACAGGCTGGCACTATGGGCATCCGGGGACCCAGGAAGCCTGGACAGGGGACAAGGGCTCTGGAGTCACAGGGACCTCAGGCACATGACTCCCTTTCG CCACCGTATGACCTGGAGTAG